Proteins encoded within one genomic window of Nordella sp. HKS 07:
- a CDS encoding FAD-dependent oxidoreductase, whose protein sequence is MSAFPEKAKVVIIGLGGIVGASVAHHLIERGWDDIVGIDKSGVPTDIGSTAHASDFCYTTSHDYLSVWTTQYSIDFYEKMGHYARIGGLEVARTGHDIWMEEIKRKLSSAKAFGTSAHYVSPAEIKKLFPLIEEDQVMGGMFDPDAGLVIPRSQTVAGKLIDAGEKSGKLKVFGNTPATALVIEKGRIKGVVTHRGTILADHVVVCAGIWGRLIAAMAGEDLPVMPVDHPLSFFGPFNQFEGTGKEIGYPLLRDQGNSAYMRDTGDPKTAEGGQIEWGYYEQTNPRLCHPRDILEKHEARLSPSQRDLDMEQILEPLERAMELTPILGELGYNESHSFNGLLQVSAAGGPSCGESQKVRGLWYCVAIWVKDGPGYGKLIADWMTDGRTGIDHASIDYARFYPHQLEEKFIEGRTREAAQKIYYPAVHTREPYATGRNIKRSPFYEREKELGGYFMELGGWERAHGYAANEHLLKKYGNRVPHRENEWDSRHFWRVSNAEHLAMSDDCGIVNLSHFHMVDIEGPDHVELLEWLCAAKIGGDGNIGKGIYTHFLDDEGMVRADFTVFRLADRCRLVNGADAGPRDFHYMRRIAEDRGLDVTITDVSEKYVTIGIWGPNARATLKKAVADPAGLDPENFPFAAIRQIEIGGMPVTAFRISYVGEQGWELHMKYEDGLAVWDALRATGVMAFGVETYANSRRMEKSLRLQNADLLTQYNLIEADLARPKVKEADFRGKAKHLEYKARAHQPAMLCTLVMMENTDRQGVARYPVGNLPVMDPETGDVLVDELGRRSYTTSIAYGPTIGKNIALAYLPWAYCQEGRQLNVEYFAETYPVEVAGVGYKPLYDPENLKPRS, encoded by the coding sequence ATGTCGGCGTTCCCCGAAAAGGCGAAAGTTGTCATCATAGGGTTAGGCGGCATCGTTGGAGCCTCGGTCGCCCATCACCTGATCGAGCGCGGCTGGGACGACATTGTCGGCATCGACAAGTCCGGCGTACCCACCGATATCGGCTCGACAGCACATGCCTCGGACTTCTGCTACACGACGAGCCACGATTATCTTTCGGTCTGGACGACGCAGTACTCCATCGACTTCTATGAAAAGATGGGACACTACGCCCGTATCGGTGGTCTGGAAGTCGCGCGTACCGGCCACGACATCTGGATGGAGGAAATCAAGCGCAAGCTCTCCTCGGCCAAGGCGTTCGGCACCAGCGCACACTATGTCTCGCCCGCCGAAATCAAGAAACTGTTTCCGCTGATCGAGGAAGATCAGGTGATGGGCGGCATGTTCGATCCCGACGCCGGCCTCGTCATTCCGCGCTCGCAGACGGTTGCCGGAAAGCTGATCGACGCGGGTGAAAAATCCGGCAAGCTGAAGGTCTTCGGCAATACGCCGGCGACCGCGCTCGTCATCGAGAAGGGCCGCATCAAGGGCGTCGTCACCCATCGCGGCACGATTTTGGCCGACCATGTCGTCGTCTGCGCCGGGATCTGGGGGCGCCTGATCGCCGCGATGGCCGGCGAGGATCTGCCGGTGATGCCGGTCGATCATCCGCTGTCCTTCTTCGGCCCCTTCAACCAGTTCGAGGGCACCGGCAAGGAAATCGGCTACCCGCTGCTGCGCGACCAGGGCAACTCCGCCTATATGCGCGACACCGGCGACCCCAAGACCGCCGAAGGCGGCCAGATCGAATGGGGATATTACGAACAGACCAATCCGCGCCTCTGCCATCCACGTGACATTCTCGAAAAACACGAGGCGCGCCTGTCACCCTCGCAGCGCGATCTCGACATGGAACAGATCCTCGAACCGCTCGAGCGCGCCATGGAGCTCACCCCCATCCTCGGTGAGCTCGGCTACAATGAAAGCCATTCCTTCAACGGCCTTCTGCAGGTGTCGGCCGCCGGCGGGCCGTCCTGCGGCGAGAGCCAGAAGGTGCGCGGCTTATGGTATTGCGTCGCCATCTGGGTCAAGGACGGCCCGGGCTACGGCAAGCTGATCGCCGACTGGATGACGGATGGCCGCACCGGGATCGATCACGCTTCAATTGACTACGCCCGTTTCTATCCGCACCAGCTCGAGGAAAAATTCATCGAGGGCCGCACCCGCGAAGCCGCCCAGAAGATCTATTATCCGGCCGTGCATACCCGCGAGCCCTATGCGACGGGCCGCAACATCAAGCGCTCGCCATTCTACGAGCGCGAGAAGGAGCTTGGCGGCTATTTCATGGAGCTCGGCGGCTGGGAGCGCGCGCATGGCTATGCCGCCAACGAGCACCTCCTGAAAAAATACGGCAACCGCGTGCCTCACCGCGAGAACGAGTGGGACAGCCGCCACTTCTGGCGCGTCTCCAACGCCGAGCATCTCGCGATGAGCGACGATTGCGGCATCGTCAATCTCTCGCATTTCCACATGGTCGACATCGAAGGGCCGGACCATGTCGAGCTTCTCGAATGGCTCTGCGCCGCCAAAATCGGCGGAGACGGCAATATCGGCAAGGGTATCTATACTCACTTCCTCGATGACGAGGGCATGGTGCGCGCCGACTTCACCGTCTTCCGCCTGGCCGACCGCTGCCGTCTGGTGAACGGCGCCGATGCAGGTCCGCGCGATTTCCATTATATGCGCCGGATCGCCGAGGATCGCGGCCTGGACGTCACGATCACCGATGTCTCAGAGAAATATGTCACCATCGGCATCTGGGGTCCGAATGCCCGCGCGACGCTGAAGAAGGCCGTTGCCGATCCGGCCGGCCTCGACCCGGAAAACTTCCCCTTCGCCGCGATCAGACAGATCGAGATCGGTGGCATGCCGGTCACCGCCTTCCGCATATCCTATGTCGGCGAGCAGGGCTGGGAACTGCATATGAAATATGAGGACGGGCTCGCCGTCTGGGACGCGTTGCGCGCAACGGGTGTCATGGCCTTTGGCGTCGAGACCTATGCGAATTCGCGGCGGATGGAGAAGAGCCTGCGCCTGCAGAATGCGGACCTCCTTACCCAGTACAATCTCATCGAGGCCGACCTTGCTCGTCCGAAGGTGAAGGAAGCGGACTTCCGCGGCAAGGCGAAGCATCTGGAATACAAAGCGCGCGCGCATCAACCGGCCATGCTCTGCACGCTGGTGATGATGGAGAACACCGACAGACAAGGCGTTGCGCGCTATCCCGTGGGCAATCTGCCGGTCATGGATCCGGAAACGGGCGACGTGCTGGTCGATGAGCTAGGCCGTCGCTCCTACACGACCTCCATCGCCTATGGCCCGACCATCGGCAAGAACATCGCGCTCGCCTACCTGCCTTGGGCCTATTGCCAGGAAGGCCGGCAGCTGAATGTCGAGTATTTTGCCGAGACCTATCCGGTCGAGGTGGCCGGCGTCGGCTACAAGCCGCTCTACGACCCGGAAAACCTGAAACCCAGGAGTTGA
- the mobB gene encoding molybdopterin-guanine dinucleotide biosynthesis protein B: protein MTQKIIGVAGFKNAGKTTLVEKLVRELTGRGYRVATVKHAHHSFDIDHEGRDSFRHRAAGASEVAVISRQRWAIIHESRGEEEPSFEMILAKLTPCDLVIVEGYKHGDHLKIEVRNLALDHPKLAGEDPSIVAIAATGPVPDAQVPVFDRDHVEALAQFIIARMELSPK from the coding sequence ATGACGCAGAAGATCATTGGCGTCGCCGGCTTCAAGAACGCCGGCAAGACCACGCTGGTCGAGAAGCTGGTGCGCGAATTGACGGGACGCGGCTATCGCGTGGCGACGGTCAAGCACGCGCATCACTCCTTCGACATCGATCATGAGGGCCGCGACAGCTTCCGCCATCGCGCCGCCGGCGCCAGCGAGGTCGCCGTCATCTCGCGCCAGCGCTGGGCCATCATCCATGAATCGCGCGGTGAGGAGGAGCCGTCCTTCGAGATGATCCTCGCCAAACTCACGCCTTGCGATCTCGTCATCGTCGAAGGCTACAAGCATGGCGACCACCTCAAGATCGAGGTGCGCAATCTGGCGCTCGATCATCCGAAGCTCGCCGGCGAGGATCCGTCCATCGTGGCGATCGCCGCCACCGGGCCGGTTCCCGACGCGCAGGTACCGGTCTTCGACCGCGATCATGTCGAGGCGCTCGCCCAGTTCATCATCGCGCGCATGGAGCTCAGTCCGAAATGA
- a CDS encoding MOSC domain-containing protein, giving the protein MPLMTKLATTGRVEALLKNADRTSGLEKARSDWLALRFDGIVGDCHSGLTRPADVRTIKQYPRDTPIRNVRQLTLLSVEELADIAAVMEIPEVKPEWVRANMVTSGIPDLTLLPPSSRLQFPSGATIVVDMENEPCRYPADIIARHNPEQKVGFVKAAKHKRGITAWVEREGDVALGDAITIWIPPQRLYGAPAA; this is encoded by the coding sequence ATGCCGCTGATGACCAAGCTTGCCACGACCGGCCGTGTCGAGGCGCTGCTCAAGAATGCCGACCGCACCTCGGGACTGGAGAAAGCCCGCAGCGACTGGCTGGCCTTGCGCTTCGACGGGATCGTGGGCGATTGCCATAGCGGGCTAACGCGCCCCGCCGATGTGCGCACCATCAAGCAATATCCGCGCGACACGCCGATCCGCAATGTGCGCCAGCTCACCTTGCTGTCGGTCGAGGAGCTCGCCGACATAGCCGCGGTCATGGAGATCCCCGAGGTGAAGCCGGAATGGGTCCGCGCCAATATGGTGACATCGGGCATTCCCGACCTGACCCTGCTGCCGCCCTCCTCGCGGCTGCAATTCCCCTCTGGCGCCACCATCGTCGTCGACATGGAGAACGAGCCCTGCCGCTATCCGGCCGATATCATCGCCCGACATAATCCGGAGCAGAAGGTCGGCTTCGTGAAGGCGGCCAAGCACAAGCGCGGCATCACCGCCTGGGTCGAGCGCGAAGGCGATGTGGCCTTGGGTGATGCGATCACTATCTGGATTCCGCCGCAGCGCCTCTATGGCGCGCCTGCCGCGTGA
- the mobA gene encoding molybdenum cofactor guanylyltransferase MobA gives MSGSGDIAGCILAGGQSRRMGEDKAGLLLGGAALIDLAIARLKPQVATLIVNRHDEATSLEVPGYKVVTDAPGDHQGPLAGILAALVWARQNGIEWVATVAVDTPFFPRDLVRKLSQAARDKDMAVARSGARLHPVFGLWKSTLASALADYMKDSRRSVQHWVLAHEAGIAEWPKEPYDPFFNLNEAADVNTALRIQAEYRP, from the coding sequence GTGAGCGGCAGCGGCGATATCGCCGGCTGCATCCTGGCCGGCGGACAATCGCGCCGCATGGGCGAGGACAAGGCGGGCCTGCTTCTTGGCGGCGCGGCATTGATCGACCTTGCCATCGCGCGGCTCAAGCCGCAGGTCGCGACACTCATCGTAAACCGGCATGACGAAGCGACATCGCTCGAAGTGCCAGGATACAAGGTCGTGACGGATGCCCCTGGCGACCATCAGGGGCCGCTTGCCGGCATACTGGCGGCACTCGTCTGGGCGCGGCAGAACGGGATCGAATGGGTCGCAACCGTCGCGGTCGACACGCCGTTCTTTCCGCGCGATCTGGTGCGGAAGCTCAGCCAAGCTGCGCGGGACAAGGATATGGCGGTGGCGCGTTCGGGCGCTAGGCTGCATCCGGTCTTCGGCCTGTGGAAGTCAACGCTGGCGTCGGCGCTCGCCGACTATATGAAGGACAGCCGGCGCTCGGTGCAGCACTGGGTTCTGGCGCATGAGGCCGGCATCGCCGAGTGGCCGAAAGAGCCCTATGATCCGTTCTTCAACCTCAACGAAGCGGCCGATGTGAACACTGCCCTTCGCATCCAGGCCGAGTACCGGCCATGA
- a CDS encoding dimethylarginine dimethylaminohydrolase family protein: protein MSFDFGAFNNWGSLKKVVVRSPATAFRDDTRLDAEWKPLNYHSRPDLAEACREFAEVTRLLEAAGADVISLPDGDGLTLDSIYTHDALIVTPRGLVRPFMGKPQRRREAAVNGAHLESLGIPIAGEIEGPGSVEGGDLVWIDRHTLLAGIGYRTNREGIAQLRNLAGRDVEILEFDLPHYKGKGDVFHLMSVLSPLDRNLAVVYLPLMPVRLVQFLESRGIGFVEVPDREFDTMGCNVLALGPRHAMMVADNPETERRMKVAGVKVEVIKGDEICRKGEGGPTCMTRPLVRG, encoded by the coding sequence ATGAGCTTCGATTTCGGCGCCTTCAACAACTGGGGTTCACTCAAGAAGGTGGTGGTGCGCTCGCCCGCCACGGCCTTCAGGGACGATACCCGGCTCGACGCCGAATGGAAGCCGCTGAACTATCATTCGCGGCCCGACCTCGCCGAGGCATGCCGTGAATTCGCCGAAGTGACGCGGCTTCTCGAGGCGGCCGGCGCCGACGTCATCTCGCTTCCCGACGGCGACGGGCTCACCCTCGATTCGATCTACACGCATGACGCGCTGATCGTGACGCCGCGCGGCCTGGTGCGGCCCTTCATGGGCAAGCCGCAGCGCCGCCGCGAGGCCGCCGTCAATGGCGCGCATCTGGAAAGCTTGGGCATCCCGATCGCCGGCGAGATCGAGGGGCCGGGCTCGGTCGAGGGCGGCGATCTGGTCTGGATCGACCGCCACACGCTGCTCGCCGGCATCGGCTACCGCACCAACCGCGAAGGCATCGCGCAATTGCGCAACCTGGCCGGGCGCGATGTCGAGATCCTCGAATTCGACCTGCCGCATTACAAGGGCAAGGGCGACGTCTTCCATCTGATGTCGGTCCTGAGCCCGCTCGACCGCAACCTGGCGGTGGTCTATCTGCCGCTGATGCCGGTGCGCCTGGTGCAGTTCCTGGAAAGCCGCGGCATCGGCTTCGTCGAAGTGCCCGACAGGGAATTCGACACGATGGGCTGCAATGTCCTGGCCCTGGGACCGCGCCACGCCATGATGGTGGCGGACAATCCCGAGACCGAACGCCGCATGAAAGTGGCGGGTGTCAAGGTCGAGGTCATCAAGGGCGACGAAATCTGCCGCAAGGGCGAAGGCGGCCCGACCTGCATGACGAGGCCGCTGGTGCGGGGATAG
- a CDS encoding DUF924 family protein — protein MTPDDVIDFWLKAGEERWFVKDTAFDGALSVRFKEALAKARDGAFDHWAETPRGMLALILMLDQFSRNIHRGSPLAFAADKKALALARRAVSHGDHLTVPAPLAMWLIMPFEHAEDLDAQRRCVALFAARQPDMVHWAKLHLDIIERFGRFPHRNAILGRKSTPEELAFLAAGGFSG, from the coding sequence ATGACCCCAGACGACGTGATCGATTTCTGGCTCAAGGCCGGGGAAGAGCGCTGGTTCGTCAAGGACACGGCTTTCGACGGCGCGTTGTCGGTCCGCTTCAAGGAGGCGCTGGCGAAAGCGCGCGACGGCGCCTTCGATCATTGGGCTGAGACACCGCGCGGCATGCTGGCGCTGATCCTGATGCTCGACCAGTTCTCGCGCAATATCCATCGCGGCTCGCCGCTCGCCTTCGCCGCCGACAAAAAGGCCCTGGCGCTGGCCAGGCGGGCGGTATCGCATGGAGACCATCTCACAGTTCCGGCCCCGCTCGCCATGTGGCTCATCATGCCTTTCGAGCATGCCGAGGATCTCGACGCGCAACGGCGCTGCGTGGCGCTGTTCGCGGCGCGCCAGCCGGACATGGTCCATTGGGCCAAGCTCCATCTCGACATCATCGAGCGCTTCGGGCGCTTTCCGCATCGCAACGCCATCCTGGGCCGGAAATCGACGCCCGAGGAGCTGGCGTTTCTGGCGGCGGGCGGGTTTTCGGGCTGA
- a CDS encoding helix-turn-helix transcriptional regulator, producing MKTNQLAVAPQNDAVNETASLDQVFFALSDPVRRAILERLDGQPMLVSQLAEPFNISLQAVSRHIQVLVRAGLIAQERTGRISRCSLTIGPIYSAAVWINRYSKYWQEQFDTLAGALDGIEKHKAAKRGPAKRDPRS from the coding sequence ATGAAAACGAACCAGCTGGCTGTGGCGCCCCAGAACGACGCGGTGAACGAGACGGCGTCCCTCGATCAGGTGTTCTTCGCCCTGTCGGATCCGGTGCGCCGCGCCATCCTGGAGAGGCTCGACGGCCAGCCGATGCTCGTGTCGCAGCTGGCGGAGCCGTTCAATATCTCGCTCCAGGCGGTGTCGCGCCATATCCAGGTCCTGGTGCGCGCCGGTCTCATCGCACAGGAGCGCACCGGCCGCATTAGCCGCTGCAGCCTGACCATCGGGCCGATTTATTCGGCCGCTGTCTGGATCAATCGCTACAGCAAATACTGGCAGGAACAGTTCGACACGCTGGCGGGCGCGCTGGATGGCATCGAGAAGCACAAGGCCGCCAAACGCGGACCGGCGAAACGTGATCCCAGATCTTGA
- a CDS encoding sulfurtransferase TusA family protein — MTEHELDAAGLLCPLPVLKARKRLDSLKSGDTLRLIATDPASVIDVPHFCNEQGHELLSHEASDGRHIFRIRHK, encoded by the coding sequence ATGACCGAACATGAACTCGACGCGGCGGGCCTGTTGTGCCCGCTGCCAGTGCTTAAAGCCCGCAAGCGCCTGGACAGCCTCAAATCCGGCGACACTTTGCGTCTCATTGCCACCGACCCCGCTTCCGTCATAGATGTTCCCCACTTCTGCAACGAGCAGGGCCACGAGCTCCTTTCGCATGAGGCGAGCGACGGCCGCCATATATTCAGGATCCGGCACAAATGA
- a CDS encoding ATP-binding cassette domain-containing protein yields MSLISAKDLSLIRRESLFSGLNFSVAKGDRLGLVAANGRGKSSLLRIVAGEEEATTGAVTCMRGLVIAFASQDVPERLLSLSLHDTVRDALAPEVAETESWRIDILLDDLEVDEAIRRLIVGSLSGGWQRTMLLARAAVVEPDLLLLDEPTNHLDIGRIGVLERFLFALPRDCAVIAASHDRAFLDDITNRTLFLRPEDSEDFSLPYSRALQALEERDAARDRRYENDMRKVRALRQQAAKLKNIGINSGSDLLVVKTKQLSERADRLEEQARPAHQDRSAGAIRLTNSGTHAKALVTINDTAITTPDGRVLFRTGKLWIENGDRIALLGANGTGKTRLVDRLRAALAREDPHIRGAASLQLGNSDQALSQLDAFRTPWDAVKRSSDLTDHQARSQLAGTGISIDAQSAPLARLSGGQRARLAMLLLRLAQPNFYLLDEPTNHLDIEGQDMLEGELIEHGAACLLVSHDRAFVRAVATRIWVISGRKLLEVDDPGPIFAQLLAG; encoded by the coding sequence ATGTCCCTTATCTCCGCCAAAGACCTTTCTCTGATCCGTCGCGAGTCCCTTTTCAGCGGGCTCAATTTCTCCGTCGCAAAAGGCGACCGCCTCGGCCTCGTCGCGGCAAACGGGCGCGGCAAATCCTCGCTGCTTCGCATCGTGGCGGGCGAGGAAGAAGCTACGACAGGAGCCGTGACATGCATGCGCGGCCTGGTCATCGCCTTCGCATCGCAGGACGTGCCCGAACGCCTCTTATCCTTGAGCCTCCATGACACTGTGCGCGACGCGCTCGCCCCGGAAGTCGCCGAAACAGAGAGCTGGCGGATCGATATTCTGCTCGATGATCTCGAGGTGGACGAGGCCATAAGGCGTCTAATTGTTGGCAGCCTGTCCGGCGGCTGGCAGCGGACCATGCTTCTCGCAAGGGCGGCCGTGGTCGAACCCGATCTGCTTCTCCTGGACGAGCCGACCAACCATCTCGATATTGGCCGGATCGGTGTCTTGGAGCGGTTTCTTTTCGCCTTGCCGCGCGACTGCGCGGTGATCGCCGCGAGCCATGATCGCGCCTTTCTCGATGATATAACCAACCGCACCCTGTTTCTGCGCCCGGAGGACAGTGAAGATTTCTCCCTGCCCTATTCCCGCGCCCTCCAGGCACTGGAAGAGCGCGACGCGGCGCGCGATCGCCGGTATGAAAACGACATGCGCAAGGTCAGGGCGCTCAGGCAGCAAGCGGCAAAGCTCAAGAACATTGGCATCAATTCGGGCTCCGACCTCCTGGTCGTAAAGACCAAGCAGCTTTCGGAGCGGGCCGACAGGCTGGAGGAACAAGCGCGGCCGGCGCATCAGGACCGCTCGGCCGGGGCGATCCGCCTGACCAACAGCGGCACCCATGCCAAGGCGCTTGTGACAATAAATGATACGGCAATCACGACGCCGGACGGGCGGGTCCTGTTCCGCACCGGGAAGCTGTGGATCGAAAATGGCGATCGGATCGCTTTGCTCGGCGCCAACGGGACGGGCAAAACCCGACTGGTCGACAGACTGCGCGCGGCTCTTGCCAGGGAGGATCCGCATATAAGGGGTGCTGCGAGCCTCCAGCTCGGCAATTCCGATCAGGCACTGTCGCAACTCGATGCGTTTCGCACACCTTGGGATGCGGTGAAGCGGTCCAGCGACCTGACCGACCATCAGGCGAGGTCGCAACTCGCCGGAACGGGGATCAGCATCGACGCGCAGTCAGCACCGCTCGCCAGGCTTTCCGGCGGCCAGCGGGCGCGGCTGGCGATGCTGCTCCTGCGGCTGGCGCAACCCAATTTCTACCTGCTGGACGAGCCGACGAACCACCTCGATATCGAGGGGCAGGACATGCTGGAAGGCGAGTTGATCGAGCATGGCGCCGCCTGCCTTCTGGTCAGCCACGACCGGGCCTTCGTGCGCGCCGTGGCGACGCGGATCTGGGTGATTTCAGGCCGGAAGCTGCTCGAGGTCGACGACCCCGGGCCGATCTTTGCGCAACTGCTGGCCGGGTGA
- a CDS encoding GTP-binding protein has protein sequence MTDLQILPVSVITGFLGAGKTTLLNSLLKDPMLAQAAVIINEFGEIGIDHLLVERSEENVFEMSSGCLCCTIRGDLIDTMLKLIARRDAGELKAFDRIIIETTGLADPAPVLHTVMSEPDLLKRCRLESVITVVDGAQGEATLDAHAEAVKQVAVADRLVLTKLDLLTGREGEDALHALIARLRALNPAARILTTHRGEATAARLLNSGLYNPDTKSLDARNWLNAEAYEAGEKRRRHRHHGHQHHDHGHDHEHHHDVSRHDDHIRSFTFSDERAISAAGLDMFLGLLQSFHGANMLRMKGIVKVADDPTRPIVLHGVQHIYHPPVRLAAWPDGDERTRLVFIVKDIEKHLIEDLFKAFTDQITGAGAFHTDKTLSLN, from the coding sequence ATGACTGACCTGCAGATCCTGCCCGTTTCGGTGATCACCGGCTTCCTCGGCGCCGGCAAGACCACTTTGCTCAACAGCCTGCTCAAGGACCCGATGCTCGCCCAAGCCGCGGTGATCATCAACGAGTTCGGCGAAATCGGCATCGACCATCTTCTCGTCGAACGCTCCGAGGAGAACGTCTTCGAGATGTCGTCGGGGTGCCTGTGCTGCACGATCCGCGGCGATCTCATCGACACGATGCTGAAACTGATCGCGCGGCGCGATGCCGGCGAGCTCAAGGCCTTCGACCGCATCATCATCGAGACGACCGGTCTCGCCGATCCCGCCCCGGTTCTGCATACGGTGATGAGCGAACCGGATCTCCTCAAGCGCTGCCGGCTCGAAAGCGTCATCACCGTCGTCGACGGGGCGCAGGGTGAAGCGACGCTCGATGCCCATGCGGAAGCGGTGAAACAGGTGGCCGTCGCCGACCGCCTGGTGCTGACCAAGCTCGATCTGCTCACCGGACGGGAGGGCGAAGACGCGCTCCACGCGCTGATCGCCAGGCTCCGGGCGCTCAACCCGGCGGCCCGCATCCTCACCACCCATCGCGGCGAGGCGACGGCCGCCAGGCTTCTCAATAGCGGCCTCTACAATCCTGACACCAAGTCGCTCGACGCGCGCAACTGGCTCAATGCGGAGGCCTATGAAGCGGGCGAGAAACGCCGGCGCCATCGTCATCACGGCCACCAACATCATGACCATGGCCACGATCACGAACATCATCACGACGTGTCCCGTCATGACGACCATATCCGCTCCTTCACTTTCTCGGACGAGCGCGCCATCAGCGCCGCCGGCCTCGACATGTTTCTGGGACTGCTGCAGTCCTTCCATGGCGCCAACATGCTGCGCATGAAGGGCATCGTGAAGGTCGCCGATGATCCGACGCGCCCAATCGTGCTGCATGGCGTTCAGCATATCTATCACCCGCCGGTCAGGCTTGCCGCGTGGCCCGATGGCGATGAGCGCACCCGTCTCGTCTTCATCGTGAAGGATATCGAGAAACACCTGATCGAGGATCTGTTCAAGGCGTTCACCGATCAGATCACCGGCGCCGGCGCCTTCCACACCGACAAGACTCTTTCGCTCAACTAG
- a CDS encoding Spx/MgsR family RNA polymerase-binding regulatory protein, whose amino-acid sequence MLKMFGLKKCSTCQKAMGYLDEKRKAYHFSDVKEDELSKDQVAKWSKALGGWEKMINRAGYTWRGLPKAETENLTEAKAVTLALKNPSLIRRPLIEHKDGSVTVGFSEKVRGFIG is encoded by the coding sequence ATGCTCAAGATGTTCGGCCTCAAGAAATGCTCGACCTGCCAGAAGGCCATGGGCTATCTCGACGAGAAGAGGAAGGCATATCACTTCAGCGACGTGAAGGAAGACGAGCTCAGCAAGGACCAGGTCGCGAAATGGTCGAAAGCCTTGGGTGGCTGGGAGAAGATGATCAACCGCGCCGGCTATACGTGGCGCGGCCTGCCTAAGGCAGAAACGGAAAACCTCACCGAGGCGAAGGCCGTGACGCTCGCCCTCAAGAATCCCTCGCTCATCCGCCGCCCGCTCATCGAGCACAAGGACGGCTCGGTCACCGTAGGCTTCTCCGAGAAGGTTCGGGGATTCATCGGATAG
- a CDS encoding LysE family translocator encodes MDWQTLGAFLVATTIILATPGPCMAIVVGNTLRGGQAVGVRTVLGVGLGETALVGLLGLSFLLSSQFFGGIFPWFSLASAGYLAWLAASTVLIATEPAGIKTRNLSSRPFFDGLAVTVSNPTSLLFYSAFFLPIVQQSHSLVTQLGVLAALYVLLSLAFDLACVLFVARLAAMRLQSARFARIAKWCSAAVYVGTSWLAVTSFLQATMP; translated from the coding sequence ATGGATTGGCAGACCTTGGGCGCTTTCCTGGTGGCTACGACCATCATCCTGGCGACGCCAGGGCCTTGCATGGCCATCGTCGTCGGCAACACATTGCGCGGCGGCCAGGCGGTAGGTGTGCGCACCGTCCTCGGCGTCGGGCTCGGCGAGACGGCGCTGGTCGGCCTGCTGGGCTTGTCCTTTCTGTTGTCGAGCCAGTTCTTCGGCGGCATTTTCCCTTGGTTCTCACTGGCAAGCGCCGGCTATCTCGCCTGGCTGGCGGCCAGCACGGTGCTGATCGCGACCGAGCCTGCCGGTATAAAGACGCGCAATCTGTCGTCGCGGCCTTTCTTCGATGGGCTCGCGGTCACCGTCAGCAATCCCACGTCGCTGCTTTTCTATTCGGCGTTCTTTCTGCCTATCGTGCAGCAAAGCCATTCTTTGGTGACGCAGCTCGGCGTCCTCGCCGCGCTTTATGTTCTGCTCAGCCTCGCTTTCGACCTGGCCTGCGTGCTATTCGTCGCCAGGCTCGCGGCGATGCGTCTTCAGAGTGCCCGCTTCGCCCGCATCGCGAAATGGTGCAGCGCCGCCGTCTATGTGGGGACGAGCTGGCTTGCCGTCACCTCATTCCTGCAGGCGACGATGCCCTGA